CGCCGCCGCTCCGTGCCGCCGGGCGGACAAGCCGCCGGCGCGACTACGACACACCCGCCCCAACCACGGAATGAAACCGGTACTCACTTGCCCCCGTCCGGGCATGGATCGGTCGGACAAGGCGTGGACGCTGAGACCCCACTCGCGGAGGCGGTCGCGGGCGTCGCGGGGAGTATCCGCGATAAGGGTGCCGGTCACGCGGGCCGATTCGGTGTCGGTGGCCTCGTAGGCAAAGACGGCCATCGCTTCAGTTGCTCCCTTCCGCCTCCGAAAGCGAAGACGCCCCCGGAAGATCGATCGGTGCCAAGTGGGCGTCGCCTTCATTGGCATGGAATTCGTGGCCAACGCCAGGCCCATCACCGAGATCTAAGACCGTATCGAGCCCCAGATCGGGCCCCTCGCTTCCGAGCGTGGCTTCGCTTCCCGGAGCGGAGGGAGACGTGGACGTAGGGGCGACGCGGAGGACTTCGTCGGGGGTGGTGTAACCGTCGAGGATTTTTTGTAGCCCGTCGTCTTGGAGCGTCTGCATGCCCGCGACGACCGCTGCGGCTTTGAGTTCGGCCGCAGGGCGTCGGCGCACGATCAGGCTTTGGAGTTCCTCGCCGACCGGAAGGAATTCGAAGACACCCAGCCGGCCGCGATAGCCGGTATCTCGGCAGGCCGGGCAACCCGCTCCAACACGCATCCGTGCCACGTCGTGCGCGTCCGCCGTGAGCCCCAACCGAAGCAGTTGCCCGGGGACTTCCGCTTCGAACAGCGGCTTGGCACACTCGCGGCAGACCCGCCGAACCAGGCGTTGGGCCATCACCGCCCGCAGCGAACTGGCAACCAGATATGGCTCGATCCCTAGGTCCAGCAGGCGCGTCACGGAACTCGCGGCGTCGTTGGTGTGTAGCGTTGAGAACACAAGGTGCCCGGTCAGTGCCGCCTGGATCGCAAGCTCCGCGGTTTCGCGATCGCGGATCTCGCCGACCATCACGATGTCGGGGTCCTGCCGTAACACGGACCTCAGCCCCTTCGCGAATGTCATCCCCTTACGCTCGGCCACCTGCATCTGGCTGACCCCCGGAAGCTGATACTCGATCGGGTCTTCAAGGGTCAGCGCGTTGAGTTGGGTGGTGTCGATCTCCTGGAGCACGCCGTAGAGCGTGGTGGACTTGCCGCTGCCCGTCGGACCGGTGACCAGGACCAGCCCGTGCTCCATCCGCGCCACCCGCCCGAAACGCTTCCGGACTTCCGGAAGCATCCCCAACTCGTCGAGCGTGTAGCGCCGGGCGCTTTTGTCCAGCAGCCGGAACACGACGCGCTCGCCAAAACTTGTCGGTACGGTCGAGACGCGTAGATCGATCTTCCGGGAGCCGACCTGTACGGTCGCTCGGCCGTCTTGGGGAAGCCGTTTCTCGGCGATATTCATCTTCGCCATGACTTTGACGCGGCTGACCACCTCTTCGTGCACGCTCCGCGGCAGCCGATGCGCCGGGAACAGCACACCGTCGATCCGCATCCGCACCGAGGTCTCGACCTCGGTGGGCTGAAGGTGGATGTCCGACGCCTCGAGTTGGCAGGCCTCGAACAGCAGGGCGTTGACGAGCTTGACCACCGGTGCCCGCCCCTCGCCGTCGAGCAAATCCTCGCCTCCACCGTCTGAAACCGCGCCCCGCGTATCGAGGTTTCGGAGTAGTTCCAGCGAGTCGCCTTCGTACTTGACTCGCTCGATCGCTTCGTTGGCCTGCCCCGTGCGTTGTTCGAATGCCCGGTCCAGCGCGCCCCCAATCGTCTCGGCCGAGGCGACACACTGACCGACTACCCGAGGTAGACGACGGCGTAACGTGTCGAGCACGAGCGGGTGAGTGGCGTCGGCGTGCACAAGCACGACGCCGCCAAACGCCGGCCTCCCACTCGCCGAGGAGGCGCTTTCGCTCGCCTTAAGTCTCGCTGACTCGATGCCGGACGCAGCCGGCTTCGCTTCCAGGCCGATGACCCGATGCCGACGCGCATAGGAGATTGGAACCGTGCGCACGAACACTTCTGCGGCGGGCAGCTCGGCAAGCAGCCGCTCGATGTCGTTCGGTTGCGTTGCGTGCGGCATGCTCATCTGAAAACTTTGAAAACACCGCCGGCGCGAGCTCGACGGATCTCAGCGGATGGTCATCGTCGCACTGGTCGGGAACCCGTCGGGGTCAACGGGAAGTCCGGCCGCACCAAGTTCGCCGGCTGCGCGGAGGTCTTGCCCGGACCAGTACCTCAGGTCTTCGAAACGGTCGTCGCGAAGGATCACCGGGCGTAAGAACACAAAAAGCGTTGCGTTGCTACGGGTCTCTGAACGGCTGCTAAAGACGTATTCAAGCAATGGCAGCTCGCCGAGGATCGGGATGCGACTCACCGATTCAGACACGTTCTGCTGGTTGATTCCTCCAACGACCACGGTCGCGCCATCGGGGATCGTCACTTCGCTGGTTATCTGGTTGCTCTGCCGCGGCGGCGGGACCCCCGCGCTCCCTTCGCCCGCGAAGCTCTCCAACGATACGTCGAACGCTAACCGCAGATAGTCGCCCTCCGCGATCCGCGGCGTCACCGTAATCGTCGTGCCGGCGCTCACAAACTGTGAAAAAGTCACGGTATCGGAGTTCTGTCCTTGATTAATACTGGTCACCGGCGCCTCCGCCACGCTAGCGATCACGCCGCTGGCGTTGTCGTTGACCAGAATCTTCGGAGCCGCCACGACCGTCGCTCGGGTATCGGTCTTGAGCGCCCGGATCACCACGTCTGCGACGTCCGCGTCGAGCACCGCTCCGTTAAAACCCACGCCCGGAATCAGGTCCAGCCCCCCCTCATCACCAACCGAGCTGAGACCGAACTGGCTGAAAGCGAAAGTCTGGTTGTCGCCTACGAAGTCGCCCACGCTCACCTCCACCCCCAACGACGCGTCGTCCGCCGTGTCCACCGTTACGATCGTTGCTTCGATCAGGACTTGAGGACGACGCTTGTCCAAGCGCTCGATCAAACTTGCGTAGATGCGCTGGGCCGCCGGATCGCCGATCACAATCAAGGTGTTGGTGTTCTCGTCCGCAGCAATCGTCACCTCTTGGCCCTGTACGGCAACCGGTGAACCACCGCCCCACAAGCCAATCGGCCCGCGGTCAGGCTCACTCGGTTCCAGCGAGGCATCGGATGCCACAGGCGACGCGGGCAGCGTCGAGCCCTCTTCCATCGCAAACCCGGCCAACGCCGATGCCCCAGCCGTACTCTCGATCGAGCGGATCGTCGCCAGCACTTCCCCCGCGTTGGCATTTTGCAGCTTGTAAAAGCGGATGGGACTTGAAGCCTCAATGATCGGCTGATCCAACTCATTCGCGAGATCGGCCACCTGCGCAAGAATCGCATCGGTCGCCGTGACAACCAGCAGCGATGCCTCCTCGTCAATGGTCGCCCGGTAGAGCCGGTCCACAGCCAACGGATCGATTAGGCGTTTGGCCAACGTATCCAGTCTCTGGGGGTCGGCAAAACGCATCGCAAAGACTCGGGTGCGTAGGTCCAGATCGACGTCGATCTGCGCCGCCAACGACGCCGCCTCATTGACGGCTGCTTCGGAGCCGATAAGCAGCACCCGGTTGGTTCGTTCCTGAGGAATGACCCGAACGGCTTCCGCCTCGCCGCGACCGACCGGACTCCGTTCAGCCGCGAGCAACCGCAACAACTCTTGAGCCAGCACCGACGCACTAACATGCCGTGCATTCAGAAACCGGCGTGTAACGGCCACGCCCGGAACGTCCATCGCGTCGATCATGGCCGCTGCGCGTTCCACCACCTCCACGAAATCGGTCACAACCAAACCGCGACGCTGTGTATCGACCAATAGCTGCGCCCCCGGAGTCGTGAGCAAGGGACGAATCAATGGCTCGAGTTCCGTGGGCGTCATGTGCTCTAGTTCGAATATCCGCGTCACGACGTTAGCGTCGGTCTCGTCGCCCATCCGCTGTAACTCTGCCACTTGCGCCAGCGACTGGAGCGTCACCACGCGTTTCCAGCCCGGTTGGGCTAAATCCACCAACGCGAAGCCTCGCGTACGGAGAATGGTTTCCAATAAAGGCAACAGCGCGTCGGCCTCGACCGGTGCGGGCGATTGCAGCGTCACCGTCGCCCGCGCGACCTGGTCGTCATAAATGATGTTCAATGTCAGCCGCTGCGCAACGTAGTCGATCAGCACCGACATCGGCACGTTCGGCGGAAACGATAGCCGGATCGCCGGCTCCGGTGCTGCCGCTCCGACCGCACGGCCTGGCTCCGGATCGGCGGCCGCCGGTGCGGCAAGCAAGCAGATCGCCATCAGCCACACCAGCCTCCATCTCCGAGCGTGGCAGACAGACTCCATCCGCGTTGACTCCCAACGCAAAGCCCTGAATCGTCGTCGCACGAAACATATGAATCCCGGCATCCCTGAACTGTACCGACCGGCTCGCGACACGCCAACGGTTAGGCTTCCTCCGTCCGTCAACGTGTGCCCACGCCGAACCGTTGACCGTTTTGCTACTCGGCAACTGTTTTGATCGTTTTGACCGGTTGTCTCCTCAAAGGAAGCTGTGAACAGGCCTGATTGGCCAATCAGCAACGGTCTTCATGGATCTGCCTTCCACTTATCCTGGGTTGCGAGTCGTTGATTTCGTTTCAGCGGCTTGAAGGCGACAGTACTCCCGGCCTTCCTTCATGGCTCGGCTCAGCCTGAAGGCATAGGCCCCCTGGGCGCTCACCAACACGAAAAAGCCCCGATGGACTTCGTGCCGTCTCCCGTTTTCATTTGATCGCTTATGAGCCATATGACCACTTTTACCGGGAGGGCTAAGCGGGGCAGCGATACCTGATGCGGAAGACTTTTTTTACGCTAGAGCAGCCCAGAAGCGGAGCGTGCGGAAGATGAGGCCTCTGCGACAACGTTGATTCGATCTGAATAAAAACTTGACGGTCTGAGCGTCGGTGGCTTGAGCCGGCCCATGCAGATGACGGTGGGGCTATCGCCAGACAAGTCGATGTTGCAGCAGGCCTTGAAGTTGGAGCCGCAACCCCTCAAGCATGCGCTCGGCGTGACCCAGTGCCGGCCACACAAGCAACTTGCCAGATCTGCGAGAGACGGAGCGCGATCCGTTAGCCGCATGGGGAGCGACGGATTGTTGTGAATCGGCCAAAACCGAGGACGCGGTGAGCACTAAACACGGTGAGATACGAGCTCAATGCAAAGATGGGTTCAAACCGGGGTTGACAGATCGATCAATGTCGGGCAAGCTCCCCTAAGTTTTCGGGACGATTGAAACGCGCTTCCATTGAGGGGGTTTCCGTGATTACTTGCCATTGGCCTGATCACTCGATCCGTTTTACCTGCGCCGGAGCATTGAACCGCAGCCTTCGTTACTTAAGAGCGGTCACTTCAGCGAACCAGCTTGGTACGAATGCGGCCAACGGCTCATTCAAATCGCGGTTTCCAAGGCTCACCGTTCTCTTTACGTTCATACTTGCTCTCCTGTCGACGCCGCACGAATTCTTCGGGCAAGAAGCATCTACGCCTGAAGCGACACTGCAGTCGCTCGTCGCCACCCGTCAGAGTTCGTCCTGGCCCACGCTTTCGGATGACCTTCGTACGAACGCCATCAATAATGCCTGGACATTTCTTAGCTCCGAACCAGATGCCTCCACCGTTAAGTTGTGGCTGAAAGTTGCGGACGCGTACAGATCGGACGGCACTAAAGAGCAGTTGGATGCCTTGGACGGTCGGCTTGTTGCCACGGTAACTTCGTCGCCGGAGCGGGCCGCCACGCTATCGGTTTGGGACCTGTGGCGACTATTGCGGGTTTCTCAGTCCTCTGACGGCTCATTTCTGACGCAATCACTTTGGGTCCAAGCGTGGTTTGAGAACGCGGACGCAACCTGGGTCCAGAGCGCCCGGCCCGCCGATCTGAAGCTGGCACTCAAATGGGCGATCGACTACTTAGAAGCACCCACTCGACTCGAAGTGTTCCGTGGGTATCACAAAGCACTGGCAGAACGGGCGGCTCGAGACCGCGCCTGGGCGGTGGATTCCAAACTCGGCCCGACGATCGCGTTACTAAGGATGGCCGCTTCGACCGGGGCTTCTGTCGATAGCGAGCCGGCAGAGCGATCCACATCGGAAACGTCCAAAGTCGATCCGGCGCTGTGGTCGCGTCTAGGCGTGTGGGATTTTTATCAGGTCCGTGAGTCTGCCCGTTTATTATCGCTTTTCCCGGCGGTGGGAAGGGCGTGGACCACGGATTGGTTTTTGAGCACCGATGCTTGGCGAGACCGCGCGGGCTACAGAGAAATCAACGCGTTGTATGACTGGCTTTCCGAAGCGCGCGACGAACCCACCGGGGAACGCGCGATGCAACGGCTGCTGGATGAGGTCAAGAACCGAGTGCTCTTGGAGCCGTCTTGGTTGCTCGCTGACGATCCGGAAAGTTTGGGTTTAACTCGAGTTCTAGTCGAGTTAAACCCGACGCTGAGTCACGAAGAATTAGAGGAACTGGCGAATCATGTGATCAACCGCTTTATCGAGCGTCCAGACTTAGACGCCGATCACTGGGACTACGAAAGCGTGGCGTCATTGTTCGCGTCGGAAGCGCTCCAGGCCCAGCTTAAAACCGCCATCATCGACGAGCGCGGTAATCCACGCGTTCGCCTAGGAAAGCTTGTGACCTGGTTGAAAACAGGCACAGACGGATTGGACCTTTGGCGAGTTGAGTTAGAAGAGCGAGCCGAAGCCGCCACCGGCGACCAGCGTGCCCTATGGCTGTTGATCCGTGCGGAAGCCGCTTCACCGTGGGCGCTCCCGCTGAGTGGCCAACGCGATCGGTCGGCCGGCGCCTGGGCGCAAGACGCGTTAGCTTCGACCGTATCGGAACCGGTTCGGGCGGAGGCGGTGGAGTGGGTCGCGCGGGACCACCTTTTGTTTGGCCGTTCCAACGCAGCCGCGGAACTACTGGCGGCAGAGTCTCAGCATGCACGAGACCCCGGTCTTCGCGAACGATTGGAATCTTTGCGGCTCCAAGCTCAGTCAAACATTAGAGACTGACATCGGGCAGCAACGCTGGCCCGAAGTTAGGGGGCGACCAAAATTCACGATATCCTTGCCGGAGAGTTCCATGCTTCCCACTTTGCTGAATCGGGCCTCGCCAGGCGTATTCGCTATTGCCTGCTTAGCTCACCTGATCGTTCACCCCGGCGGCGCCGCCGCGGAACCCTCGATAACGAATCGTTCCTCTACGTGGTTTGCAGACACGTTGAGTGAGATGGGTTTGATCGAGGTGCGTGATCAACTGATCAACGGATCGGCGGAGAGCCGAGCCACGGCACGGAAGGAATTGCGTGCACGCTTTCTTACCCGTCCGGACGACGTAAGCAAGCTCTCGCGGGACCAGATCACCGCAGCGCAACGCCTATGGGTGATCGCGGCGGCTGACCAGAACGACCGCGACGAACTGGTCCGCGCCTGGATGCGCGAGCGCGCCGGATCACTTGCCACCCTGTCGGACGCGAGCAAGATTTGGTTGGTGGGGGAACTGCGGCCTTCGATCCAGCCTGACACGAACGTCTCGGCGTTGATTGACAACGTCGTCGAAGGCTTTTCGATTCATCAAGACGAAAGTGATTCAAGGGATGCGCGTACTTGGTCGATCGCTGCCCGTGCTTTAGCGCCCCACCTGGACGCGGGGCAGCGCGAAAGCCTACTTAAAGAAGCGCGGTCTGCATTCCGCCGAGCGACGGTTACGAAAACGGCATTCGGGCTGCGCGACACACGAGAGTACCTCGATGTGGTGCTATGGCAGCAGACGTTTATGGCGTTGTCCGATGGGGAAGCGGCGGGCTCTCTGGCCTATGCCGAAGAGCTCCCGGCCTTGCTGAGCCGAATAACGAAAACTGAAATGTACTGGCGATTCAACTACGCCTACATGGAGTTGCTCGCCAAGCCGCTCGCCAGACCGGACGCCCGCGCCGCGTTGGCCGCTCACCTCGTCGGCGAAGACGGGCGGGTCCGCCAAGACGTCGCCCGCGTACTAGGCTTCGCCCACCTCGCCGCGGGAGACATCAAAGACTGGCAATCCGAGTGCCTGCGCCGATCCCGCAAATCCGAAGAGAAAGATCAAACGGCGCAATGGCTGATGGCCCTGGGGTATGCCGAGGCGATCGCGGTGGAAGGCGTCCAGCCAGAGCTCGAGTTCCAGCGTGCCCACAACGCGTTGACGCTGTCCGACGACGCGACAACTTGGACGGAAGCCCTCGACCGAGTGATTTTTATCCATTGCGCCTTCCACCGACACGGCCAAGCCCAGAGGGAGTTAGATCGGTTTTCAGGCTACATCGACAACCCCCAGCAAGTCCAGCGCTGGCAGCGATTCATTGAGGACAGTCGCTTCGTGGTCGCTCAAGAAAATCAAGCAGAATTTTAAATCTAACATTTCACCAAATCTCACCCGCCCAAAACCATAGGACGCAATATGACCGGGTTTAAATCTCTTTGCGCTCACCGCTTTCGATCCGCAAAAACGCTCATTGCTGTATCCGTGCTTACCACTTGGCCAGCGCTGATTTCTGCCCACCAACAACCCGACGATCCCTGTAAAAACATTACGCCTTCTGTCGAACAGGCCATCGGGTGCTATCTCGGCGGTGGGAGCGCAGGAGGCGCGGGCGGAGGCAGTGGCTTGGAAGGAGGTGAGTTCGGTGGGGGAGACACGGCCCCGGAAGGCACGGACCCTAACGGCGGTTCGAAACTAGACCCCAATAGCAATATACGCTCACTGGGCGGCCAGGGAAATGAACAGGCAGGCTGCGTGAGTACCGCGACCGGCGGCTGTCGTCATCAGATACAAGTCGACCGCGGCGAAGAGGTCTATACCGTGACCGATCTTCATCACCAGGGGGTGGGCTTCGACTGGTCACACACCCGGACTTACCGGAGCCAGGAAACCAACAACACGCCGCAAGGCCGCCAGTGGACTCATCTGTACGACGATTACATCATCGCCTACCGCATCGGCACGTTCTTGGGCGACCATCAGGATATCAGTAAGCCCCTGTCGCTCGTGTATTGCCGAGGCGGCGAGGAGCCCGGCGACAACGATAAGTGGGACCACTATAAGCCCCTTGTGCCCAGCGGCATCAACGCGCAACCAAGCCTTGGTGACGATCCGCCCGCGGGCCTGACGATGAAGTTTGATAGTCACCTCGACACATTCGCGGAACTCAAGCTTTGGGATCAGGCCGGCATGAGCGGTTTGGACGGAGACGGAACGCAAACCGATTGGCGAGACGACCACTTTATCCTGATTTCACGCGGCGGGTGGGTTCGCCGCTACGAATGGGAAGCAAACCTGCCGGGCGTGACTGGCCTTGCTTCGGCCGAGATGGGCAACTCTTGGAAATTCGCCGTCGCCCGTCTGGTGTCGATCAAAGATGTGGCCGGCAACGAAATGACGTTTTCGTACACCGTGATTGGAGGGCGGGTGCGGCTATCTTCGATCACGGACACGCGTGGAGCCCTGATCACCTACAGCTATTACCCGGCTAGCGACAACATTATTGATCGCCGGTATCGACTCAAGACGGTGAGATTGACGCCCAATCAGAACACCCCCACGGAATCCAGGTCCGTTACGTTTGATTACGACGAACACGGCGACTTGGTCAAGGCGACCGGCGCGGATGTCGGGGGGCACGGCGTCAGCGGTTCGTTCTCCGGGCGGCCGGTCGAAATCTACAAATACTCTTCGACGCTTCCGGCTTACGACACAGTAAATGATGTGAACGGAGTCACCGCTCCTGGCCCGGTCAATAGCCGCCTGAGGCATAATCTCATGGAGGTGGTACGCCCGAACGAGTGGGCGTCGGGCGACTGGGGGCAGCCCGAAGCGCAAGGCAAGCCGGCCCTGCAATGGACCTATTACGACAACGACCGTGTGAAAAGCCACAGCATCGGTTTCCGAAACGCGCAGGGCGATTTCGTGGTCGGAGAGGAGCTCACGTACACCTACCAAGAAAACCCGGGGCTGCCGGGGGCGGAGATCCTTACCACCGAAACGGACCGGAACGGCAACGTGCGGCGTTATTACTACGACGCGAATAGCCGCGGCAGTTTGCTCCGTTTCGAGCACGAAACGCGTGGGGTGCGCGACGCGTCCGAAGAGCCAAGCGGCGGCTTGTATGTGACGACACACACTTACAACGCCAATAAACTACGGCATATCACGCGGCACCCTTCGGGGAGGATTGTCGAAAACATCTACGACACGGATGCTCCCGAACGGAGGATGCAATCCAACCGGATCACCCAGATCCAACGCTGGGACAGCGCGACCGTTCCGGCGTTAGAAGCAGACCAGGAAGAGATCGTCACCGAATTCGTTTACGACCCGTTTTTTAATCAACCTTGCCTTCAAATCGATCCGCGAAGAACGCACAACGCTCGGCCTGCGCATCAAACCTCCAACCCGCCCAATGAATTCACGCCTCCCAACGGCCCAGCGGATGCTGGCCTTCCCGGCCGGTACGTCCAGATGTTTATTTTCGACTACCAAGAAGGGCGGTCTGACGACCCCGATTACCGGCAGAGCCTGGCGGATAAATTCGGCCTGAACGTCGCGCAGGTGGATGCGATGATCACTCACACGACCGACCGTGCCCACGATGTACTTGGCCTAGGCCCTAACG
The sequence above is a segment of the Planctomycetota bacterium genome. Coding sequences within it:
- a CDS encoding secretin N-terminal domain-containing protein gives rise to the protein MAICLLAAPAAADPEPGRAVGAAAPEPAIRLSFPPNVPMSVLIDYVAQRLTLNIIYDDQVARATVTLQSPAPVEADALLPLLETILRTRGFALVDLAQPGWKRVVTLQSLAQVAELQRMGDETDANVVTRIFELEHMTPTELEPLIRPLLTTPGAQLLVDTQRRGLVVTDFVEVVERAAAMIDAMDVPGVAVTRRFLNARHVSASVLAQELLRLLAAERSPVGRGEAEAVRVIPQERTNRVLLIGSEAAVNEAASLAAQIDVDLDLRTRVFAMRFADPQRLDTLAKRLIDPLAVDRLYRATIDEEASLLVVTATDAILAQVADLANELDQPIIEASSPIRFYKLQNANAGEVLATIRSIESTAGASALAGFAMEEGSTLPASPVASDASLEPSEPDRGPIGLWGGGSPVAVQGQEVTIAADENTNTLIVIGDPAAQRIYASLIERLDKRRPQVLIEATIVTVDTADDASLGVEVSVGDFVGDNQTFAFSQFGLSSVGDEGGLDLIPGVGFNGAVLDADVADVVIRALKTDTRATVVAAPKILVNDNASGVIASVAEAPVTSINQGQNSDTVTFSQFVSAGTTITVTPRIAEGDYLRLAFDVSLESFAGEGSAGVPPPRQSNQITSEVTIPDGATVVVGGINQQNVSESVSRIPILGELPLLEYVFSSRSETRSNATLFVFLRPVILRDDRFEDLRYWSGQDLRAAGELGAAGLPVDPDGFPTSATMTIR
- a CDS encoding ATPase, T2SS/T4P/T4SS family; the protein is MSMPHATQPNDIERLLAELPAAEVFVRTVPISYARRHRVIGLEAKPAASGIESARLKASESASSASGRPAFGGVVLVHADATHPLVLDTLRRRLPRVVGQCVASAETIGGALDRAFEQRTGQANEAIERVKYEGDSLELLRNLDTRGAVSDGGGEDLLDGEGRAPVVKLVNALLFEACQLEASDIHLQPTEVETSVRMRIDGVLFPAHRLPRSVHEEVVSRVKVMAKMNIAEKRLPQDGRATVQVGSRKIDLRVSTVPTSFGERVVFRLLDKSARRYTLDELGMLPEVRKRFGRVARMEHGLVLVTGPTGSGKSTTLYGVLQEIDTTQLNALTLEDPIEYQLPGVSQMQVAERKGMTFAKGLRSVLRQDPDIVMVGEIRDRETAELAIQAALTGHLVFSTLHTNDAASSVTRLLDLGIEPYLVASSLRAVMAQRLVRRVCRECAKPLFEAEVPGQLLRLGLTADAHDVARMRVGAGCPACRDTGYRGRLGVFEFLPVGEELQSLIVRRRPAAELKAAAVVAGMQTLQDDGLQKILDGYTTPDEVLRVAPTSTSPSAPGSEATLGSEGPDLGLDTVLDLGDGPGVGHEFHANEGDAHLAPIDLPGASSLSEAEGSN